One window of Erinaceus europaeus chromosome 6, mEriEur2.1, whole genome shotgun sequence genomic DNA carries:
- the KIN gene encoding DNA/RNA-binding protein KIN17 isoform X2, whose product MGKSDFLTPKAIANRIKSKGLQKLRWYCQMCQKQCRDENGFKCHCMSESHQRQLLLASENPQQFMDYFSEEFRNDFLELLRRRFGTKRVHNNIVYNEYISHREHIHMNATQWETLTDFTKWLGREGLCKVDETPKGWYIQYIDRDPETIRRQLELEKKKKQDLDDEEKTAKFIEEQVRRGLEGKEQEVPVFTELSRENDEEKVTFNLNKGACSSATTSSKSSSLGPSALTTIATAASVKRKDSSQSSTQSKEKKKKKSALDEIMEIEEEKKRTARTDYWLQPEVIDKYTAVVKMIDSGDKLKLDQTHLETVIPAPGKRILVLNGGYKGNEGTLESINEKTFSATIVIETGPLKGRRVEGIQYEDISKLA is encoded by the exons ATGGGGAAGTCCGACTTCCTGACCCCCAAGGCCATCGCCAACAGGATCAAGTCCAAGGGGCTTCAGAAGCTCCGCTGGTACTGCCAGATGTGTCAGAAACAGTGCCGGGACGAG AATGGCTTTAAATGTCATTGTATGTCCGAATCGCATCAGAGACAACTACTGCTGGCTTCAGAAAATCCTCAACAGTTCATGGATTATTTTTCTGA ggAATTCCGAAATGACTTTCTAGAACTTCTCAGGAGACGCTTTG GCACTAAGCGAGTACACAACAATATTGTTTATAATGAATACATCAGCCACCGAGAGCACATCCACATGAACGCCACTCAGTGGGAGACCCTAACAGACTTCACTAAGTGGCTGGGCAGAGAAG gCTTGTGCAAAGTAGATGAGACTCCAAAAGGCTGGTACATCCAGTACATAGACAGAGACCCAGAAACAATCCGCCGACAGCTGGaactagagaaaaagaagaagcaggatCTTGATGATGAAGAAAAAACGGCCAAGTTTATTGAAGAGCAAGTGAGAAGAGGCCTAGAAGGGAAAGAACAG gaggttCCTGTTTTTACTGAATTAAGTAGAGAAAATGATGAAGAGAAAG TTACATTCAATTTGAATAAAGGAGCCTGTAGTTCAGCCACAACATCTTCCAAATCCAG TTCTTTGGGGCCAAGTGCattgacaacaatagcaactgcaGCATCCGTGAAACGGAAAGACTCTTCCCAGAGCTCAACTcagtcaaaagaaaagaaaaagaagaaatctgcACTTGATGAGATCATGGAG AtcgaagaggagaagaaaagaactgCCCGGACAGACTACTGGCTGCAGCCT GAAGTCATTGACAAATACACAGCTGTCGTAAAGATGATTGACTCTGGAGACAAGCTGAAACTTGACCAGACTCATTTAGAAACAGTAATTCCAGCACCAG GGAAGAGAATTCTGGTTTTAAATGGAGGCTACAAAGGGAATGAAGGCACCCTAGAATCCATCAACGAGAAGACATTCTCAGCTACAATAGTCATTGAGACC GGCCCTCTGAAAGGACGCAGAGTTGAAGGAATTCAGTATGAAGACATTTCTAAACTTGCCTGA
- the KIN gene encoding DNA/RNA-binding protein KIN17 isoform X1: protein MGKSDFLTPKAIANRIKSKGLQKLRWYCQMCQKQCRDENGFKCHCMSESHQRQLLLASENPQQFMDYFSEEFRNDFLELLRRRFGTKRVHNNIVYNEYISHREHIHMNATQWETLTDFTKWLGREGLCKVDETPKGWYIQYIDRDPETIRRQLELEKKKKQDLDDEEKTAKFIEEQVRRGLEGKEQEVPVFTELSRENDEEKVTFNLNKGACSSATTSSKSSSLGPSALTTIATAASVKRKDSSQSSTQSKEKKKKKSALDEIMEIEEEKKRTARTDYWLQPEIIVKIITKKLGDKYHKKKAVVKEVIDKYTAVVKMIDSGDKLKLDQTHLETVIPAPGKRILVLNGGYKGNEGTLESINEKTFSATIVIETGPLKGRRVEGIQYEDISKLA from the exons ATGGGGAAGTCCGACTTCCTGACCCCCAAGGCCATCGCCAACAGGATCAAGTCCAAGGGGCTTCAGAAGCTCCGCTGGTACTGCCAGATGTGTCAGAAACAGTGCCGGGACGAG AATGGCTTTAAATGTCATTGTATGTCCGAATCGCATCAGAGACAACTACTGCTGGCTTCAGAAAATCCTCAACAGTTCATGGATTATTTTTCTGA ggAATTCCGAAATGACTTTCTAGAACTTCTCAGGAGACGCTTTG GCACTAAGCGAGTACACAACAATATTGTTTATAATGAATACATCAGCCACCGAGAGCACATCCACATGAACGCCACTCAGTGGGAGACCCTAACAGACTTCACTAAGTGGCTGGGCAGAGAAG gCTTGTGCAAAGTAGATGAGACTCCAAAAGGCTGGTACATCCAGTACATAGACAGAGACCCAGAAACAATCCGCCGACAGCTGGaactagagaaaaagaagaagcaggatCTTGATGATGAAGAAAAAACGGCCAAGTTTATTGAAGAGCAAGTGAGAAGAGGCCTAGAAGGGAAAGAACAG gaggttCCTGTTTTTACTGAATTAAGTAGAGAAAATGATGAAGAGAAAG TTACATTCAATTTGAATAAAGGAGCCTGTAGTTCAGCCACAACATCTTCCAAATCCAG TTCTTTGGGGCCAAGTGCattgacaacaatagcaactgcaGCATCCGTGAAACGGAAAGACTCTTCCCAGAGCTCAACTcagtcaaaagaaaagaaaaagaagaaatctgcACTTGATGAGATCATGGAG AtcgaagaggagaagaaaagaactgCCCGGACAGACTACTGGCTGCAGCCT gaAATTATTGTGAAAATTATAACCAAAAAGCTTGGAGATAAATACCATAAGAAAAAGGCAGTTGTTAAG GAAGTCATTGACAAATACACAGCTGTCGTAAAGATGATTGACTCTGGAGACAAGCTGAAACTTGACCAGACTCATTTAGAAACAGTAATTCCAGCACCAG GGAAGAGAATTCTGGTTTTAAATGGAGGCTACAAAGGGAATGAAGGCACCCTAGAATCCATCAACGAGAAGACATTCTCAGCTACAATAGTCATTGAGACC GGCCCTCTGAAAGGACGCAGAGTTGAAGGAATTCAGTATGAAGACATTTCTAAACTTGCCTGA